A genome region from Danaus plexippus unplaced genomic scaffold, MEX_DaPlex mxdp_43, whole genome shotgun sequence includes the following:
- the LOC133320653 gene encoding uncharacterized protein LOC133320653, which produces MIEVTSQCEMATQLQPGPYTNNKEMLKLKYACSYCTGLRTVVVSCPVTAAKRIKEVKRLLVGWVSAQVRLLEPRPLRCFRCHIGDHVSAKCTSEVDRSDLCFRCGQPGHRASSCTAPLHCDACAAAGKPADHRVGGKSCSPPVKSRGRGKFSASNVDSAVVPAAVAAVATTPDTAAIAAATTEEAVMDC; this is translated from the exons ATGATTGAAGTTACTAGCCAGTGTGAGATGGCAACGCAATTACAACCTGGAccctatacaaataacaaggaGATGCTGAAGCTCAA gtatgcgtgttcatattgtacgGGACTACGAACAGTTGTGGTTAGCTGTCCCGTCACAGCGGCCAAGAGAATAAAAGAGGTTAAAAGGCTCCTGGTGGGCTGGGTTTCGGCGCAGGTGAGGCTGCTGGAGCCCCGACCTCTAAGGTGCTTCCGATGCCACATTGGGGACCATGTGAGCGCTAAATGCACCTCGGAGGTGGACCGCAGCGATCTCTGCTTCCGCTGTGGTCAACCCGGTCATAGGGCTAGTTCGTGCACTGCCCCGCTGCACTGTGATGCATGTGCAGCCGCCGGCAAGCCGGCTGACCATCGGGTAGGGGGCAAGTCCTGCTCCCCTCCCGTCAAATCCAGGGGCAGGGGTAAGTTCTCTGCCTCCAACGTTGACTCTGCTGTTGTTCCCGCCGCCGTTGCCGCAGTCGCCACCACTCCCGATACTGCTGCTATCGCCGCTGCCACCACGGAGGAGGCCGTGATGGACTGTTAA